From a region of the Romeriopsis navalis LEGE 11480 genome:
- the hepC gene encoding heterocyst development glycosyltransferase HepC: MHTGFQQLRDLQAEYESCGRYRLLWRGNNLIVRRATSATALYVRELDRAVACLRRSRVTRVKLGRDLGREELLFWADVCAAADCEVFLSLPGDANLPQKRKPLHWWLKCVVDRLVSLGILLLLTPVLVLLAVLLRQASSESLLVRQWQVGARGRLYRAFYFRTQTNAGEPLKMADWMRRYRLDRLPKFLNVLRGEMSIVGACPRRLSDVPSIEPEFRNRLNALPGITGAWMLESRLALKDYDFLDCLDVQYLLSWSLRRDFGYLLLTAPRLLADES, encoded by the coding sequence ATGCATACTGGTTTTCAGCAGTTACGCGATCTACAGGCAGAGTATGAATCCTGCGGTCGGTATCGTTTGTTGTGGCGCGGTAATAATTTGATCGTCCGGCGGGCAACTTCCGCGACGGCCTTATATGTGCGGGAGCTGGATCGAGCGGTGGCTTGTTTGCGTCGATCGCGGGTGACGCGAGTGAAGCTGGGCCGCGATTTAGGCCGGGAAGAGCTGCTGTTTTGGGCGGATGTTTGTGCCGCGGCGGACTGCGAGGTGTTTTTGAGTTTGCCGGGGGATGCAAATTTGCCGCAGAAGCGCAAACCCTTGCATTGGTGGCTGAAGTGCGTGGTCGATCGGCTCGTATCCCTCGGGATTTTGCTGCTGTTGACGCCGGTGTTGGTGCTGTTGGCTGTGTTGCTGCGGCAGGCTTCCTCCGAGTCGTTGTTGGTGCGGCAGTGGCAAGTCGGGGCAAGGGGGCGGTTGTACCGCGCCTTTTATTTCCGGACGCAGACGAATGCCGGTGAACCCTTAAAAATGGCCGACTGGATGCGGCGCTATCGGCTCGATCGGTTGCCAAAGTTTCTGAATGTATTACGAGGGGAGATGAGTATCGTTGGTGCTTGTCCCCGCCGGTTGTCGGATGTGCCGTCGATCGAGCCCGAGTTTCGCAATCGTTTAAATGCGTTGCCGGGAATTACTGGGGCGTGGATGTTAGAGAGTCGTTTGGCGTTAAAGGACTATGATTTTCTGGATTGTTTAGACGTGCAGTATCTCTTGAGTTGGTCATTGCGCCGCGATTTTGGTTATTTATTGTTGACCGCGCCGCGCCTGTTAGCCGATGAGTCTTAA
- a CDS encoding oligosaccharide flippase family protein, with amino-acid sequence MNFIGPIVSLIVKGESGAAAAVQTTFARVLFIVLNILTGMITARALGPGGRGEQAAILLWPQFLAYILTLGVPMALIYQVKKHPQQQSQIVSTALLLSALTGCFATIVGCFGMPIWLSKYPSDVIRSAQWFMLFAPVASMSLVCVSAMEAAEKFGAANRGRYLAPIITLIGLSGLVLTHLLTPTTAALTYSVAGLLTLFWLLRDLLLTFPLKFEGVGQNTKRLLSYGMRSYGIDLFGSVSGQVDRVLVVGMLAPALMGIYTIALSLSRMLSILHSSTISVLFPKTSAKPVAEVVAIVGKSARVSTFLTGMTALLVGLFGGEILILLYGDRFVGAVPIFRILLLQVVLSGLTWVLAQTFMSVGKPEIPMLLQGIGLLINVVMMVVLIPQFSLVGASISLLVSTMFRLGVVLACYPLVLKVSPPSLWLNRSDLAHFTRLKQRFL; translated from the coding sequence ATGAATTTTATTGGTCCGATTGTTTCATTGATTGTTAAAGGTGAAAGTGGTGCTGCTGCTGCTGTGCAAACGACGTTCGCAAGAGTATTGTTTATTGTATTGAATATCCTCACTGGCATGATCACGGCACGGGCATTAGGTCCGGGAGGTCGGGGTGAGCAAGCCGCAATTTTGCTATGGCCACAGTTCCTAGCGTATATTTTGACGTTGGGTGTTCCCATGGCGTTGATTTATCAAGTTAAGAAGCACCCACAACAACAGTCTCAGATTGTTTCGACAGCGTTGTTGCTTAGTGCTCTAACGGGATGCTTTGCAACGATAGTTGGCTGTTTTGGTATGCCGATCTGGCTGTCAAAATATCCCTCTGATGTCATTAGAAGTGCTCAGTGGTTTATGTTGTTTGCGCCAGTGGCGTCAATGTCGCTTGTTTGTGTTTCAGCGATGGAAGCAGCAGAAAAATTTGGTGCGGCTAATCGCGGTCGTTATCTCGCGCCAATTATTACGCTGATTGGGTTGAGTGGATTGGTGCTGACTCACTTGCTGACTCCTACGACAGCGGCCTTAACTTATTCTGTGGCGGGTTTATTAACTTTATTTTGGTTGTTGCGTGATTTGCTGCTCACGTTTCCGCTTAAGTTTGAGGGCGTTGGTCAGAATACCAAACGGTTGTTGAGTTATGGCATGCGCTCCTATGGAATTGATCTATTTGGTAGTGTGTCGGGGCAGGTTGATCGGGTCTTAGTTGTGGGAATGCTGGCACCGGCTTTGATGGGCATTTATACAATCGCACTCAGTCTTTCGAGAATGTTGAGTATTTTGCATAGTTCGACGATTTCAGTGCTATTTCCTAAGACCTCTGCGAAGCCGGTTGCTGAGGTTGTAGCAATCGTCGGAAAATCGGCGCGGGTGAGTACGTTCTTGACGGGCATGACAGCACTCCTAGTGGGGCTATTTGGTGGTGAAATATTAATATTGCTATATGGTGATCGATTCGTCGGCGCAGTGCCGATTTTTCGGATCTTACTTTTACAGGTTGTATTGAGTGGTCTGACTTGGGTATTGGCTCAGACCTTTATGTCTGTGGGTAAGCCGGAAATTCCGATGCTGCTTCAAGGCATTGGTTTATTGATCAATGTGGTAATGATGGTCGTGCTGATTCCGCAATTTAGTCTGGTTGGTGCGAGCATTTCGCTGTTGGTGTCGACGATGTTTCGCTTGGGAGTGGTGTTGGCTTGTTATCCCCTAGTTCTGAAAGTTTCACCGCCGAGCCTTTGGCTCAATCGGTCTGATTTAGCGCACTTCACGCGGTTGAAGCAACGTTTTTTATAG
- a CDS encoding FkbM family methyltransferase, whose product MFARAREYALSKLRWKFSQSRWDFLGLKCQLRSGIDIQVNSRSDWWVFNEIFVNQEYDAPIQMMFEQAVAGQSLRILDIGANVGFFAMRATDQARLKKIPVEVWAIEGSPAVFNDLKALVGMNPDLDGSLKPIHGLVGHRTGSAKIRQTQFSAMNRLVDVATDDASESVEVPFIDLNELLPSASSIDLLKCDIEGSEELFIQNYGELFKRVKMAVFEMHHNLCNTQRCCMLLAEFGLVNQSILHGKPSDPVTVNVFTR is encoded by the coding sequence ATGTTTGCTCGTGCTCGGGAATATGCGCTTTCTAAATTGCGATGGAAATTTAGCCAAAGTCGTTGGGATTTTCTTGGTTTAAAGTGCCAATTGCGTTCGGGTATTGATATACAAGTTAATTCCCGTTCTGATTGGTGGGTATTTAATGAGATTTTCGTCAATCAGGAATATGATGCACCAATCCAAATGATGTTTGAGCAAGCAGTTGCTGGACAATCATTACGAATTCTGGATATTGGTGCTAATGTGGGCTTTTTCGCCATGCGGGCAACTGACCAGGCTCGGCTGAAAAAAATTCCTGTTGAGGTGTGGGCGATTGAAGGAAGTCCAGCGGTTTTTAACGATCTCAAAGCGTTAGTCGGTATGAATCCTGATTTGGATGGTTCGCTGAAGCCAATTCATGGATTGGTTGGACATCGGACTGGTAGCGCGAAGATTCGCCAAACGCAATTTTCTGCGATGAATCGGTTGGTTGATGTGGCAACTGATGATGCTAGTGAATCCGTGGAAGTCCCATTTATTGACTTGAATGAACTGTTGCCGAGCGCATCATCAATTGATTTGCTGAAATGCGATATTGAAGGGTCAGAAGAGCTATTTATTCAAAACTATGGAGAATTATTTAAGCGTGTAAAAATGGCGGTTTTCGAGATGCATCACAATTTATGTAATACTCAACGATGCTGCATGCTATTGGCTGAATTTGGTTTGGTTAATCAGTCAATTTTGCATGGTAAGCCGAGTGATCCTGTGACAGTTAATGTATTTACGCGTTGA
- a CDS encoding PTPA-CTERM sorting domain-containing protein: MIKFTAFSATIAGAAIATTTAVLLDAPAQALTLNRNTDVIVESIDDLDVGGALYDVTFKSGAFDDLFDPDLNPGEVGADGRRGPTFWGDKANATKAAQAIIDTLGSGERTSNQHDNFGVPWGFNASNFVLYADDTGFDPSDDSIGLSDYVWKLESFPTQPYATFAPAQAAPIPTPAMLPGLIGMGIAALRKRHSAQAD; encoded by the coding sequence ATGATTAAATTTACTGCTTTCAGTGCCACGATCGCCGGTGCTGCCATCGCCACGACAACTGCGGTGCTGCTCGATGCCCCCGCGCAGGCACTCACGCTCAATCGAAATACTGACGTGATCGTTGAATCCATTGATGACTTGGATGTCGGGGGCGCGTTATATGACGTGACATTTAAGTCCGGCGCGTTTGATGACTTATTTGATCCAGACCTCAATCCAGGGGAGGTCGGGGCAGACGGTCGCCGAGGCCCCACTTTCTGGGGGGACAAGGCCAATGCCACCAAGGCAGCCCAGGCAATTATTGATACCTTGGGGTCCGGCGAGCGGACCTCGAATCAGCATGACAATTTTGGGGTCCCATGGGGCTTTAATGCATCTAATTTTGTGCTTTACGCAGATGACACAGGGTTTGATCCATCGGATGATTCAATTGGGCTCAGCGATTATGTTTGGAAATTAGAGAGTTTTCCGACCCAACCCTATGCCACTTTTGCGCCCGCACAAGCGGCGCCCATTCCGACTCCAGCGATGCTGCCGGGTCTAATCGGTATGGGCATCGCCGCACTCCGCAAGCGCCATTCGGCACAGGCCGATTAG